The following coding sequences are from one Ornithodoros turicata isolate Travis chromosome 1, ASM3712646v1, whole genome shotgun sequence window:
- the LOC135375299 gene encoding uncharacterized protein LOC135375299: MESASDAGDCFSLRQSMSSAGPENVLVLDGLPLEPFVPYQIVSQYGFHYTLVPHKPESVAERVKDKQTQTAIPTSTLGTQTGFHMQSRESQTGMSLPPSSSLLLTSSELATCCPEDSNIESVDVSAGQASMQHIGAPAFEELMPTDMLYMPLSPVHCSTPAREELDTTLGSTCQPDPKDVTVHSSELTEGSETEDDEYEKEHE; encoded by the exons ATGGAATCAGCAAGCGATGCGGGTGACTGTTTCAGCCTACGACAATCCATGTCATCAGCGGGTCCGGAAAATG TACTAGTGCTGGATGGACTGCCCCTTGAACCATTTGTGCCCTACCAGAtagtcagccaatatgggttccATTACACATTAGTACCGCACAAGCCAGAATCTGTAGCGGAAAGGGTTAAGGACAAGCAAACACAAACAGCTATTCCGACATCCACGCTTG GCACTCAAACTGGGTTCCACATGCAAAGTAGGGAAAGCCAGACAGGCATGAGCCTTCCCCCTTCCAGCTCCCTTCTGTTGACATCATCTGAACTAGCAACTTGCTGTCCAGAAGACAGCAACATTGAAAGCGTGGATGTCTCTGCAGGACAGGCTTCCATGCAGCATATAGGTGCACCAGCATTTGAGGAACTGATGCCAACAGATATGCTTTACATGCCTCTTTCGCCCGTCCACTGCTCCACCCCAGCTAGAGAAGAACTTGATACAACCTTGGGATCTACATG CCAGCCTGATCCGAAGGACGTGACGGTCCACTCATCTGAATTAACAGAGGGATCAGAGACTGAAGA tgACGAATATGAGAAGGAACATGAGTGA